Proteins encoded within one genomic window of bacterium HR11:
- the groS1 gene encoding 10 kDa chaperonin 1, producing the protein MAWQLRPLYDRVVAKRIEPKEEVRGGIIIPDVAREKPMLAEVVAVGTGRVLENGKVLPLDVQPGQKVLIGKYAGSEIKIDGVEYVILREDEILGVVVEE; encoded by the coding sequence ATGGCGTGGCAGTTGCGTCCCCTTTATGATCGGGTCGTCGCCAAGCGCATCGAGCCCAAAGAGGAAGTGCGGGGCGGGATCATCATTCCCGACGTGGCCCGGGAGAAGCCGATGCTGGCGGAAGTCGTCGCCGTCGGGACGGGTCGGGTCCTGGAGAACGGCAAGGTCCTTCCCTTAGACGTCCAGCCCGGCCAGAAGGTCCTGATCGGCAAGTACGCTGGCTCGGAGATCAAGATCGACGGCGTCGAGTATGTGATCTTGCGGGAGGACGAGATCCTGGGCGTCGTCGTGGAGGAGTGA
- the groL gene encoding 60 kDa chaperonin, protein MAKDIRYGDDARQAILRGVNKLANAVKVTLGPKGRNVILEKKFGSPVITKDGVTVAKEIELKDPWENMGAQMVREVASKTSDVAGDGTTTATILAQAIFREGLRHVAAGANPMEVLRGIQKGVEVVVEEIKKMATPVKGQAIAQVGAIAANNDMEIGEIIAQAMEKVGKDGVITVEEAKGLETTLEVVEGMQFDRGYLSPYFITDPERMECVLEDAYILIHEKKISAIKELLPVLEQVARSGKPLLVIAEDVEGEALATLVVNKLRGVLNCCAVKAPGFGERRKEMLRDIAILTGGKVISEDLGIKLENVRLDDLGRAKKVVVDKDNTTIIEGYGKPEDIEARVKQIRKQIEEATSDYDREKLQERLAKLVGGVAVIRVGAATEAEMKEKKARIEDAMHATKAAVEEGIVPGGGVAYLRASFALDKLNLDGDQQIGVQILKRALEEPLRQIASNAGWEGSIVLEKVKASDNPNYGFNALTEQFEDLVESGVIDPAKVCRVAVQNAASVASLLLTTEALVSEVPEKKEEAEEAAMPEY, encoded by the coding sequence ATGGCGAAGGACATTCGCTACGGAGATGATGCCCGGCAGGCGATCCTTCGCGGCGTCAATAAGCTGGCCAACGCCGTGAAGGTCACGCTGGGCCCGAAGGGCCGCAACGTGATCCTGGAGAAGAAGTTTGGTTCCCCGGTCATCACCAAGGACGGCGTGACCGTCGCCAAGGAGATCGAGCTGAAGGACCCCTGGGAGAATATGGGGGCCCAGATGGTTCGGGAGGTGGCCAGCAAGACGAGTGACGTCGCTGGGGACGGGACGACGACGGCGACGATCTTAGCCCAGGCCATCTTCCGGGAGGGTCTCCGGCATGTCGCCGCCGGGGCCAACCCGATGGAGGTCCTGCGGGGGATCCAGAAGGGCGTCGAGGTCGTCGTCGAGGAGATCAAGAAAATGGCTACGCCCGTGAAGGGCCAAGCCATCGCCCAGGTCGGTGCCATCGCCGCTAACAACGACATGGAGATCGGGGAGATCATCGCTCAGGCGATGGAGAAGGTCGGCAAGGACGGCGTCATCACCGTCGAGGAGGCGAAGGGTCTCGAGACGACCCTAGAAGTCGTCGAGGGGATGCAGTTCGACCGTGGTTACCTGTCCCCCTACTTCATCACGGACCCCGAGCGGATGGAGTGCGTCCTGGAGGATGCTTACATCCTGATTCATGAAAAGAAGATCAGCGCCATCAAGGAACTCCTGCCTGTCCTGGAGCAGGTCGCCCGTTCCGGCAAGCCCCTGCTGGTCATCGCCGAGGACGTCGAGGGCGAAGCCCTGGCGACGTTGGTCGTCAACAAGCTCCGGGGCGTCCTGAACTGCTGTGCCGTCAAGGCGCCGGGCTTTGGTGAGCGGCGGAAGGAGATGCTCCGGGACATCGCCATCCTGACGGGCGGCAAGGTCATCTCCGAGGACCTGGGCATCAAGCTCGAGAACGTCCGTCTGGACGACCTCGGCCGGGCCAAGAAGGTCGTCGTCGACAAGGACAACACGACGATCATCGAGGGCTACGGCAAGCCCGAGGACATCGAGGCCCGCGTCAAGCAGATCCGCAAGCAGATCGAGGAGGCGACGTCCGACTACGACCGGGAGAAGCTCCAGGAGCGGCTGGCCAAGCTCGTCGGTGGGGTCGCCGTCATCCGGGTCGGGGCCGCCACCGAGGCCGAAATGAAGGAAAAGAAGGCCCGTATCGAGGACGCCATGCATGCGACGAAGGCGGCCGTCGAGGAGGGCATCGTCCCCGGCGGCGGGGTCGCCTACCTGCGGGCGTCCTTTGCGTTGGACAAGCTGAACCTGGATGGCGACCAGCAGATCGGCGTCCAGATCCTCAAGCGGGCTCTCGAGGAACCCCTCCGGCAGATCGCCAGCAACGCCGGTTGGGAGGGCTCCATCGTCCTCGAGAAGGTCAAGGCCTCGGACAACCCCAACTACGGGTTCAACGCCCTGACCGAACAGTTTGAAGACCTCGTCGAGTCGGGCGTCATCGACCCGGCGAAGGTCTGTCGTGTGGCCGTCCAGAATGCGGCCAGTGTCGCCAGCCTTCTCCTGACGACGGAGGCCCTCGTCAGCGAGGTCCCCGAGAAGAAGGAAGAGGCCGAAGAAGCGGCCATGCCTGAATACTAA
- the menG gene encoding Demethylmenaquinone methyltransferase — MGRALEIREMFDTIAARYDRANRWLSLGLDLRWRRTMARSLPLDADAAVLDVCTGSGDSLLCFRRPLGLRVGLDFSRPMLTLARHKARRRGVAVAWVEADALRLPFRADAFDAVTIAFGLRNLTDPLEGLREFFRVLQPGGWLAVLEFTLPRWRPWRWAFSLYLNRVLPVLGGWITGHRAPYEYLRQSIQAFPHYEALQAWLTQAGFQPTTLRPLAGGVATLYLARKPDWAGRKEGIGNHGA, encoded by the coding sequence GAAATTCGAGAGATGTTCGATACCATCGCCGCCCGCTACGACCGGGCCAACCGCTGGTTGAGCTTGGGTCTCGACCTCCGGTGGCGGCGAACGATGGCCCGCAGTCTGCCCCTCGACGCCGACGCCGCCGTCCTCGACGTGTGCACCGGCAGTGGGGATTCCCTCTTATGCTTTCGACGGCCCTTGGGTCTCCGGGTCGGCCTCGACTTCAGCCGGCCGATGCTGACCCTCGCCCGTCACAAGGCCCGGCGGCGAGGCGTGGCCGTCGCCTGGGTCGAGGCTGACGCCCTGCGGCTCCCCTTCCGGGCCGACGCCTTCGACGCCGTGACGATCGCCTTCGGCCTGCGGAACCTGACGGACCCCCTCGAAGGACTCCGGGAGTTCTTCCGAGTCCTGCAACCCGGCGGATGGCTCGCCGTCTTGGAGTTTACCCTGCCCCGATGGCGGCCCTGGCGATGGGCCTTCAGCCTTTACCTGAACCGGGTCTTGCCCGTCCTGGGCGGATGGATCACGGGTCACCGGGCGCCCTATGAGTACCTGCGGCAGAGCATTCAGGCCTTCCCTCACTACGAGGCCCTCCAGGCATGGTTGACGCAGGCCGGCTTCCAGCCGACGACGCTACGACCCCTGGCCGGCGGCGTGGCGACCCTGTACCTGGCCCGGAAGCCTGACTGGGCCGGCCGAAAGGAGGGGATAGGGAATCATGGGGCATGA